One segment of Coffea arabica cultivar ET-39 chromosome 7c, Coffea Arabica ET-39 HiFi, whole genome shotgun sequence DNA contains the following:
- the LOC113699822 gene encoding cysteine proteinase inhibitor 5-like has protein sequence MAPHFNSLVLAMLALVLVASINTEARFGTRWRILDPYDPSRIELGELAIDLYNKQAKTNLVFETVGEVYTQYFNGENYRVHLIAKKGNKLEQYWAFLHQHPFDNVTTLDDMSNSRNSNGSKVSILDAQNEQK, from the exons atgGCTCCTCATTTCAACTCTCTGGTCCTGGCAATGCTAGCACTAGTGCTGGTGGCCAGCATTAACACAGAAGCAAGATTCGGTACTCGTTGGCGGATTCTAGACCCATACGACCCCAGTCGGATTGAACTTGGAGAATTGGCAATCGATTTGTACAACAAGCAGGCAAAGACCAACTTAGTATTTGAAACAGTGGGAGAAGTATATACCCAATATTTCAATGGCGAAAACTATAGGGTGCATCTTATAGCAAAGAAGGGCAATAAGCTTGAGCAGTATTGGGCATTTTTACACCAACATCCTTTTGATAATGTCACAACATTG GATGATATGAGCAACTCAAGAAATTCCAATGGATCAAAGGTCAGCATTTTGGATGcacaaaatgaacaaaaatga